One genomic region from Shewanella aestuarii encodes:
- a CDS encoding patatin-like phospholipase family protein, whose amino-acid sequence MLEIYAGDTALKTIGEKGFSPDLFTSFLGASGGPKWFTLLGLDKYIFGDFFKGRQVPLNLIGSSAGAFRAACFAQQDPVAAIERLAKSYSETVYSDKPSPQEITTKAIELLDDLLGHSGVDDIINNPVFKAHFIVAKCNGLVASENKAQQGIGLLLSMLKNSISRSLLNGQYERFIFKPTSSDLVIQDPDNISTSIKDFSYNNIKTSLLASGSIPMVMQGIKDIADCPEGMYRDGGIIDYHFDFKIQNDGLVLYPHFNSNLKAGWFDKNLSRKVRLQHYDNTVLLCPSAQFINTLPYQKIPDRSDFTKMRPAQRLQYWQQVFVDSQILADEFKQFYQTQDIKRIKNINQLLN is encoded by the coding sequence ATGTTAGAAATATATGCTGGCGACACCGCCTTGAAGACCATAGGGGAAAAAGGCTTTTCCCCTGATCTTTTCACCTCTTTTCTTGGGGCTAGTGGAGGGCCTAAATGGTTCACTTTATTAGGCTTAGATAAGTATATTTTTGGTGATTTTTTTAAAGGTAGGCAGGTGCCTTTAAACCTAATTGGTTCAAGTGCAGGCGCATTTCGTGCTGCCTGTTTTGCCCAGCAAGATCCAGTTGCTGCCATTGAAAGACTTGCAAAAAGTTACAGTGAAACCGTCTACTCAGATAAACCTTCACCTCAAGAAATAACCACTAAAGCTATCGAATTACTTGATGATTTATTGGGGCACTCAGGTGTGGACGATATCATTAATAACCCTGTGTTTAAGGCTCATTTTATCGTGGCCAAATGCAATGGCTTAGTTGCTTCAGAAAACAAAGCACAACAAGGGATTGGATTATTATTAAGCATGCTTAAAAACAGCATTAGTCGCTCGTTACTCAATGGTCAGTATGAGCGGTTTATTTTTAAACCTACAAGCAGTGATTTAGTTATACAAGACCCAGATAACATCAGTACTTCAATAAAGGATTTTAGCTATAACAATATTAAAACCTCGTTATTAGCGTCAGGTTCAATCCCTATGGTGATGCAAGGCATAAAAGATATTGCTGATTGTCCAGAAGGTATGTATCGAGACGGTGGAATTATTGATTATCATTTTGATTTTAAAATACAAAATGATGGGTTAGTATTGTATCCACATTTTAATTCAAACTTAAAAGCAGGCTGGTTTGATAAAAATTTGTCTCGTAAAGTTCGCCTACAACATTATGACAATACTGTGTTACTTTGTCCCTCAGCACAGTTTATTAATACATTGCCCTATCAAAAAATCCCCGACCGCAGTGACTTCACCAAAATGCGCCCCGCGCAACGTTTACAATACTGGCAACAAGTTTTTGTAGACAGCCAGATACTTGCAGATGAGTTTAAACAGTTTTATCAGACTCAAGATATTAAACGAATAAAGAATATAAATCAGTTGCTTAACTAG